tttttaatacttgttTGGTAGACATTTATAGTCTCTGTCAATCTCtcactccctctctctctctccaggATAGAGATAGTTCCGTTTCCATCCAAGGCCATGTTGTTTAGTGCCTCAGCGACACCACTAGTGCCCAGCTTGTGTTTTCTTGCGGCGGAGAAACCCGTCAATCGTCGTCCTATGATGATGAGACTATCAGGCGGAGCAATTGGGTCTTCGAATTTCGATCTGAGGACGTATTGGGGGACTCTGATGAGCGAGATCAACCAGAAGCTCGACGAGGCGATACCGGTCAAGTACCCTGCGGGGATCTACGAGGCGATGAGATACTCGGTGCTCGCACAAGGCGCCAAGCGTGCCCCTCCAGTCATGTGTGTGGCCGCCTGCGAGCTTTTCGGTGGCGATCGCCTCGCCGCTTTCCCAACCGCATGTGCCCTAGAAATGGTCAGATTTCTTTATAGTCACGAaatagaaatatcaaatatatatgtatgtcaaTTGCAGTTTGTTGTGATCTATAAATAGAAATGAATCATCATGATCAGGTCCACGCGGCTTCGTTGATACACGACGACCTCCCCTGTATGGACGATGATCCTGTCCGCCGAGGAAAGCCATCTAACCACACTGTCTACGGTTACGACATCGCCCTTCTCGCCGGCGACGCCCTCTTCCCACTCGCCTTCCAGCAAATTGTCTCCCACACCCCTCCCGACCTTGTTCCCCGCGCCACCATCCTCAGGGTCATCGCTGAGATTGCCCGCACCGTCGGCTCCACTGGTATGACTGCGGGCCAGTTCGTCGACCTTGAAGGTGGCCCTGGCCCCTTTCCTCCTTCTTTCGTTCAGGAGAAGAAATTCGGAGCCATGGCTGAATGCTCCGCCGTTTGCGGAGGCCTCCTCGGCGGTGCCACTGACCATGAGCTTGAGACTCTCCGAAGGTACGGGAGAGCCGTTGGGATGCTCTATCAGGTTGtggatgatgagaagaagagcgACGGAGCTATCCAAATGGCCCAAGAGCTCAAGGACAAGGCCAAGAAGGAGCTTCAACTGTTTGACGACGACGACAAGTATAGTGGACAACTTGTTGCTCCTCTCCATACCTTCGTTGACTACGCTGCTCATCGTCATTTTATCCTTCCCTTCTGATTTTATTGGGCCTTATACGGGCCTTTCACCCTTCTTAATggactcttctctctctctctctctttctgtatgTAGCATTCTTCCATCTCTCTTATTTTCATCCCACTGCTTTATGATATTATAATTACCTTCAGCTTAATTTACATCATTACATGTCATGATGTCATCCACATACtgatactgtatatatatataattactatctttttaaattattgtcTTTACCgaaattactttattttaatcAAGTTGAATAAGTAATTCTGTAATTGTCTAAacaagctaaaaaaaaaaaagattttattttagacTACGACGTACATGTTCTAAGATAAATTGCGAATGTGACAATTATTAGTATAGTCCTACTAAATTAAGAGACCTAAGCCAagtctatctatatatatgttttgcaaaAACTCTTTCCACTATCAATCGTTGGCCATCTTATCCAATATTCATATGTCTACGTCATTTTCTACACTATCTCTCCACGTTTTCTATACTTTGTGTATTTTCTCAAtcagggaaaaaaaattgtagcaTCGGTCTCTTTCATTCGGATGGATTAGCAATATCATTACGAGGACCGTCCAAGTCTAATCCGAGTTTGCGTACAAAACGTGTTTATTGGACTAATTAAATGAtcaacttttatatattgtgcCAATCTCTTCGTGGGTTATTATATTGCTTAtaatttacttaaaaaatatagaagaaaatgCTTTCGTGATATTTTGTATTTCTCAACTTATCTACCTAATGTTTGTACAAACTAAATCCatatacttatatttatatcaaCATGCTAAACTAGTGGATTATCATACATTTATActgtattattttaaaagtaggGCGCTTACATATCTTTGTTACTCTTTTGAACGAGCAAGTTTTGTCGGCTTTAGTTGAATTAGCAGTACTTTAGCTGAATTACATCAAGTGatagttttatatatacatatgttttgaATTTCAACTAATTAGGTtaggttcaaaaaaaaaaaaaacgtgtagGCTTACAACTATATATGAGACAACACAATCGACACCATCAAAATTTGATGTCTCGACTCAATGAATCtctattatgtatatatttttcacatttgtttaaattttcataaacaGTGAACAGACCGAGGAGTAATAATAACAAGCTagtaaatacatatataacgaAATTTGCCTCATGATAACTTGTAACATATTTgaaaaaaggtttaaaatatTGGCCGTATCCATTTGCAGGCCAATCCTTGACCTACGGTGTGTGTCACTTGATCATTAGGGTTTATCatcatggaaaataaataaacgttGTCAAAAATATTCGTATTGTTTGGTGATAATATAAACTTTTCGGTGTGGTGATAATATTATCTAAGTGATCATCTGACATTGCGTTTAGTCGTTGAATCTTAAAATTATCTTGGTACTTGGAGTTGGACGacgaataaataaatatacacatGTATATTTCCATATTAAATGGCTTCATGCACGATGATATGAATATGAGACacataaaaataaactttacaCGCGACCATACATTATAGTTGatgaaacacaaaatttagGATACACTGATTGAATGAATTATGcgaattttttttgtggattaCCAAACGgttatataataagaaatgaATGTGGTTATGTGGATTTTACCAAACTGCTGTTTGGTTATACTTATAAGCTATACCTTAGCATCGATCATATTCGTATGatggaatttgttttcttttttcttttgtgggtATCAATGTTAAGTTAAGTATGatggaatttgttttcttttttcttttgtgggtATCAATGTTAAGTTAAGTATGatggaatttgttttcttttttcttttgtgggtATCAATGTTAAGTTAAGTATGATggaatttgttagaaaaaaagTAGAACAAATCGAGGCATAATGTCTATCTAGATAAGAGTAAGATCATTGATTTAGAATGAATTTGCGtctagtaaagaagaagaagaggcgagAGAGATTGATTGGAGAGCGTTGGGTTGATGTGGAATGGATTGCAACTTTAGGAATATAAGTTAGAACGGCGACAAGTCGAGGCTTCGCTGGCCGTCCCGTTAGTGACCTTTGGTGAGCGTAAAGGGGCAACAGTCCACGTGGGCTGAAATGCAGCCATGTGCTGCCACATCATCGTCATTGCGACCAATaccttaatatatttttcaatggTTGTTAAAAATACTTAGTTAGTTAGTACTAGTTGAGAGTTTTGTGATTGATTAACAACGACCGAATCAAAGTGGTTTATTCCTTTTTCTGGCTGCCGCATCTTTTAATCATCTCGATCTCCCTCTGGTCAACTCCTTCCTCCTCGAGTCTCGAGATCGTTATAtatgaagtttttttatatatataataaccgaaaacaaaataagttaACCTCTCCAAATTAAATATgaccaaaatttttataaattattcgGTGTCGCATTGCACTGCATTACGACGAAGTGCTTAATGTCGTATCGAGATATGCGTGGGtaaccattaaaaaaagaagtctatgaaaattgaaaatgtaattaagGGCTGCATGCGTCTCCATTGTgttattattttacaatttatgCGTGTTTTTACCTGATCAAAAGTTTAAAGAGAATGTTGTAACTTCAAGTTATTTTATACTAGAATTAATGAAAGAGGGTTGCATTATAACGCGcataagacatttttttttttaattatatagtatatagtaaATAGAAGAGGAAACCATGCATGCACCACGTGGTACCCCATTATGTTATGTATTAGCTAGGTTTATGATaatctataaactttaaaattttggatcatGATGATATGGGCTATTTTAGTGAATCGAAATATACAATACAAGATAATTAATGACATTCCGCTAAATCAACAACATTTAACCCGTGCGTGTTTGCACTTTgcataataatatatttgtatgtacAGTACTATATCTCAATAGCTGCTCGTAGGATGATATCGTTAATTTGCAAGTAAATAGATGAATATGCCTTAATTaagtatacaaaaatatatagttcTTTTAGCATTGCAGAAGATGGTTATAATGGGAATTAGTTAGTTTAGTTTAGGGGGGAGCCGGGCCGGGGAAGATGATATATGAAgtaaaaagaaatgagaaaatggTGGAACTAGTAAGGTAGTAATTAATAATGGAAATGTCTCTCCAAAGATGAGGGGAAGGGAGTCACATGCGAGGCGATGCGACTTGCGagttgcgagagagagagagagagagagagacgtgcGTTAAATATAAATGTTTGGGGGCATTCTCCGTCCATTTTATACTCCACATATAcagtatgtttgtttgttctgagATACATATTCGTTGATGTGTGGGTGCAAGTTAGGTTAACATGACAAATTTTGTGTACTACTAATTACAAAggcaagcatatatatatatatatatatatatatatatctaatttaaaacattaaaaaaaaaagaaaagaatgcaaaaaagttaatttgaagtaaaagaaaaaacaaagaaagaaaaaagatgttAATATTATTAGGACGATGATTAAGGGAAGGTAATTTAAGTAAGTAAAAGTAATTaatggagaaaacaaatgaaaagggATGATATATGGTGTACTCCATATTCATCATGTCATGTAGTGTTGGGggaaatagtaaaaaaaaaaaatctattaaggAGGTGGCGGATAAGTCTATTTTTATGTCTGCGTGGCGTGGGGTCTTTCTCCTTGTTTGGAGACTTGGAGTAGAAGAGGGGGCCACATTAACatgtactactactactagtattaCTGTACTAGTAAACAACAGactaataatagtaaaaaactgcattggagagagagagagcgtatCTATGAGGGGGATGTGTTGGTTTAGGGATTTGATCTCTTCTTTCAATTACTCCTTTTCATCATATGATTATTtggaataatttaataattaagattttaaaatgtttgaggGAGGGAGGGAGGGAGGGgataattgaaataaaataataaaattgagaGAGAAGCTTCCTGGAAATGACGTTAATAGCCCCCTCCCCCAAACCTTTTCCCCCCTCCTTATTAAAAGGATCAGTATCGCCACGGCGGCATGACTCATCTAATACGCCGTCGTTTAACACACCACCCTACTAACTACTcccataaataaaaagaaataaaaagaagaagaagaagaagaagatataaaaaacgtaaaaaaataaccaaaaaagaagaagaagcacatcTGTGTCTCTCTTGAATTCTCAAAATTTTTCTGtgaattcttcttcatctgatctctcttcttctgctccCAAATCGTCGGTTATCTgtaaggattaaaaaaaaaaaaaaaaaaaaaaaNNNNNNNNNNNNNNNNNNNNNNNNNNNNNNNNNNNNNNNNNNNNNNNNNNNNNNNNNNNNNNNNNNNNNNNNNNNNNNNNNNNNNNNNNNNNNNNNNNNNNNNNNNNNNNNNNNNNNNNNNNNNNNNNNNNNNNNNNNNNNNNNNNNNNNNNNNNNNNNNNNNNNNNNNNNNNNNNNNNNNNNNNNNNNNNNNNNNNNNNNNNNNNNNNNNNNNNNNNNNNNNNNNNNNNNNNNNNNNNNNNNNNNNNNNNNNNNNNNNNNNNNNNNNNNNNNNNNNNNNNNNNNNNNNNNNNNNNNNNNNNNNNNNNNNNNNNNNNNNNNNNNNNNNNNNNNNNNNNNNNNNNNNNNNNNNNNNNNNNNNNNNNNNNNNNNNNNNNNNNNNNNNNNNNNNNNNNNNNNGTTATTTTCGACGCCTTACCTACCTCTCAGGCTACCATGGACCGCCGCGAGCGCATCAAAATGGAGGTCTTCCACGAGGTCCTCCGCCGTCTCCGTCTCTCCGACGACATCCCCGACTCCCACCTCCCTTCTTTCCAGGACGAGCTCTGGACTCACTTCAATCGTCTCCCTGCCAGGTttccccttctctctctctctctctctctcttcttttgtttccttccttaccttcttatgtctattatatatatctgtctctctgtctctgcCTGCATGTCCCATCCCATCCTTCCCTCCCTCTGCTCCTTTGAGAATTTAGTTTGATAATGTGagatgatgattgattgatttaggTATGCTTTGGATGTGAATGTCGAGAGGGCTGAAGACGTTCTCATGCACAAGCGCTTGCTCCTTTCTGCTTATGATCCTCTTAATAGGCCTGCCATCCAAGTCCGTCTCGTccaggtctctctctctcttctctctctctcttcttcttcaatcttttaccAACCATATATACCCATCATCATTCATCCatccccatctctctctctctctcggcttcCCTTAGTTGTTCCCTGATGATCCCTTCATCttaattttgcttctttttttttgcctctgtcaacttcttttttttttgggcttgtCTCTCGGCTCACAGGATCTTTGGTGACTGATCTTTTCTTAAGGTTCAACCTCCTGCTGGGACCTCCCCTGACTCCACTCCCTtggactcttcttcttcttcttcttcttcttcttctactactactactaaccAGGAACCCGCTGATCCTCCATTACCAagaaaaaggtttgttttttcctccttttttttctttctataacaTAAAAAATTCTCTTTGATCAAAACAAACCAACTAATAAGGGATCAACTAATCTTCTTTTGATTCATCTTCCAGCATTCATCCTCCCCCTGCCTTTGGTTCTTCCCCCAATCTTGAAGCTCTTGCTCTTGCACCTCCTCTTTCCCAAGACCCCGACCACGACGGTGACAATTCCGTTCACAACAATGCCCTCTATTCACGGTACATCTTCCTCTTTTACTACTAGCTACACACAATCCATCTGTTTTCTCCTGGCAAGGATTGTTATTCAATTCCCCATCTTTGTCCAAATGCAGCCCCTTGCATGAGATCACTTTTTCCACAGAAGACAAGCCTAAACTCCTTTTTCAGGTATATATAATAAGCTCATTGCTTGCTCCTTCAAAGAGAATTGGTGTTACCTAAGTTAGTTTTTGTCACATTAGTTATAAGGAACTACGTAGTATGATCTATTTTAACTTAGCTACTGTAAATGATGCAGTTAACTGCCTTGCTTGCTGAGCTTGGGCTAAACATTCAAGAGGCGCATGCTTTCTCTACAACTGATGGCTACTCACtagatgtttttgttgttgatggttgGCCCTACGaggtactcttttttttttgtgtgtgtgttccTCTTATCCTTGTTTACTCTACTTAATCTATTCTCTACAGAACACAAGCGTGTTGGCAGGTGGCTGTAATCCCTTTCTTTTCAAATGTCcttctaattatgtttttccaacTGTTTGGTGATCTAATATGCTGAAACGCAACTATCTGTGACATGCTAAAGGTTCCGGATTATATAATGTGGTTGTCATgctatctttttttattatttaggaAACAGACCGACTTAGATTATCATTGGAGAAAGAAGCTGCAAAGATCGAGGTACTTGTTTTCAGTTACAAACTTTATGATCCATTGAtaaccttcttcttcccaaaTCACCTGATTGTGAATGAAATGGAGTTAGATAATATGAAGTCTTACGGTTTTTCCATAGTGACACCATCTCACGCACAAATCTTGCCTTTAGACATTAATATTTTCATCATACGTACTCAGTTGCAGTGCCAAAGCTGGCCTATGCAGCAATCCTTCTCTCCTGAAAAGGAAAATGGGCAAACAGGTGTCAGAACTCATGTTGCAATACCCAGTGATGGAACTGATGTTTGGGAAATCAACCTACAACACTTAAAGTTTGGGCATAAAATTGCATCTGGTTCTTACGGAGATCTGTAAGTTGGCTGTCTCTGTCAAACACATTGTCATATTAATGTTCCTCAGATATTAATCTCTCTCCCTCCTTCTCTTTACTTCTTGTTTTATTCAGGTATAAAGGTACATATTGTAGCCAGGAAGTTGCTATCAAAGTCCTCAAGCCAGAGCGTCTAGATTCAGAGCTAGAGAAAGAGTTTGCCCAAGAAGTCTTTATTATGAGGTTTGCCTTCGTGTCTGTTCCCTTGTATTTTTATGTGCAGATAAACGATAAGAGTATCATTCAAAAATCTTTCCGTTTTCAGGAAAGTTCGACACAAAAATGTAGTTCAGTTCATTGGTGCTTGCACCAAGCCTCCACATCTATGTATCGTTACTGGTATGTTGCAGTGACCATTTTAATCCGTATCATTCTGTTTGATATCACGTTCTAcgtttaccatttttttttctccttgcCCTCCTTTGACTCTCTTACAATAAATAGAATTCATGCCCGGTGGAAGTGTATATGACTATCTCCACAAGCAAAAGGGCGTCTTTAAGCTTCCAGCTTTGTTTAAAGTAGCTATAGATATTTGCAAAGGGATGAGCTACTTACACCAGAATAACATAATTCACAGAGATTTGAAGGCTGCCAACCTCTTAATGGACGAAAATGAGGTAAAAATCTCAACTTAGTGttacatttatagatatatttgtcCTCCATGCACACTATTAGCTCTGTAGTGGGAATGTATGAATCTGTATTAATTTCGTTACATGTTTTGGTTGAAACACTGATCCATGTTAAGGCTCAAATGACATGTTCTGCTGCATCACATATGCTATCTCCGTGAGCTAGTGCTCTACGGGATGTATTTCATTCATCAGATTCTTTTCATTAACTCTGTCTCCATTACCTAGTTATTTCTTGCTCCTGTCGATAGCAGTTAAGTTGCGGATTCATAGTCGTGTCTGGGTTCATTGTTACAGGTGGTTAAGGTTGCAGACTTTGGGGTGGCCAGAGTGAAAGCACAAACTGGAGTTATGACAGCTGAAACTGGGACATATCGGTGGATGGCTCCAGAGGTACGTTTGTCTTCATGCTCTTTATAGCTTTAGTTACTGACAATTTGATTTTCCAATCTTCAAATGtaagataaaattttcttatttcgTGGTTATACCTTAAAACACATGTATTGTTTTACCTATTGGCATGATATCTTAGATGGCCAGTATCTCTCATTCTGACACAATAATGATTTTTGCTGCAATTCAGGTGATAGAACACAAGCCATATGATCACAAGGCAGATGTATTCAGCTACGGGATTGTGCTATGGGAGTTGTTGACTGGGAAGGTACGTGTGtctgagaaaataaaatacctaAATGAGGGAGATAGAGTGTCTTAACTAATGATGGGTTGATGTGATTGGCAGCTTCCATATGAATACATGACGCCATTGCAGGCAGCAGTAGGGGTCGTCCAGAAGGTATGTAATAGGTGTGTAGAATGCAGCAGTTGTGGATGTAGTAAACGTTcaacaaagtaaacaaaaagTGTTTTTGGGTGTGAATGTCAGGGATTACGGCCAACGATACCAAAGAACACGCATCCGAAATTGGCAGAGCTATTGGAGAGATTGTGGGAGCAGGATGCGACGCAGAGACCAGACTTCTCAGAGATCATAGAGCAGCTTCAAGAGATAGCCAAGGAGGTaggagaagagggagaggagaagaaaaaatcgTCATCAGGACTAGGAGGGGGTATCTTGGCAGCCCTGAGGAGAAGCACAACTCATCATCATTGATGGATGGTTCCCCCTATGAGAAACTGTACAGCAATATATTTGCAGATGATGGGCTGTATATGTTCGTGTGTTGGTTTCTtgattcaattgattttgatttccatTGTAAGTTTACGACACAATTTATCTCGAAAAGTTTGGTTAATGAAAGAATTTACTCTTACGTTTAGCATCATTAATTAAGAGACTCTTCATAATCATACACCAGcaaagtcaaaaagaaaaaagaaagtattTGTGgtaatacatataaaaaaaaaaaaaccccaaagtcaaaaaggagagagagaggcttCTTCGCTCGCGgccccaaaaccaaaacacataacattatattcatatatatatatacagagagagagagagagaaggagagttgTGTGTAGAGGTTCTCTGTTCGCTGctggtctcttcttcttcgttctcaatcttttttttgcaatcaaattaaagacttttttttttttttttttttttttttNNNNNNNNNNNNNNNNNNNNNNNNNNNNNNNNNNNNNNNNNNNNNNNNNNNNNNNNNNNNNNNNNNNNNNNNNNNNNNNNNNNNNNNNNNNNNNNNNNNNNNNNNNNNNNNNNNNNNNNNNNNNNNNNNNNNNNNNNNNNNNNNNNNNNNNNNNNNNNNNNNNNNNNNNNNNNNNNNNNNNNNNNNNNNNNNNNNNNNNNNNNNNNNNNNNNNNNNNNNNNNNNNNNNNNNNNNNNNNNNNNNNNNNNNNNNNNNNNNNNNNNNNNNNNNNNNNNNNNNNNNNNNNNNNNNNNNNNNNNNNNNNNNNNNNNNNNNNNNNNNNNNNNNNNNNNNNNNNNNNNNNNNNNNNNNNNNNNNNNNNNNNNNNNNNNNNNNNNNNNNNNNNNNNNNNNNNNNNNNNNNNNNNNNNNNNNNNNNNNNNNNNNNNNNNNNNNNNNNNNNNNNNNNNNNNNNNNNNNNNNNNNNNNNNNNNNNNNNNNNNNNNNNNNNNNNNNNNNNNNNNNNNNNNNNNNNNNNNNNNNNNNNNNNNNNNNNNNNNNNNNNNNNNNNNNNNNNNNNNNNNNNNNNNNNNNNNNNNNNNNNNNNNNNNNNNNNNNNNNNNNNNNNNNNNNNNNNNNNNNNNNNNNNNNNNNNNNNNNNNNNNNNNNNNNNNNNNNNNNNNNNNNNNNNNNNNNNNNNNNNNNNNNNNNNNNNNNNNNNNNNNNNNNNNNNNNNNNNNNNNNNNNNNNNNNNNNNNNNNNNNNNNNNNNNNNNNNNNNNNNNNNNNNNNNNNNNNNNNNNNNNNNNNNNNNNNNNNNNNNNNNNNNNNNNNNNNNNNNNNNNNNNNNNNNNNNNNNNNNNNNNNNNNNNNNNNNNNNNNNNNNNNNNNNNNNNNNNNNNNNNNNNNNNNNNNNNNNNNNNNNNNNNNNNNNNNNNNNNNNNNNNNNNNNNNNNNNNNNNNNNNNNNNNNNNNNNNNNNNNNNNNNNNNNNNNNNNNNNNNNNNNNNNNNNNNNNNNNNNNNNNNNNNNNNNNNNNNNNNNNNNNNNNNNNNNNNNNNNNNNNNNNNNNNNNNNNNNNNNNNN
The sequence above is a segment of the Camelina sativa cultivar DH55 chromosome 10, Cs, whole genome shotgun sequence genome. Coding sequences within it:
- the LOC104716124 gene encoding heterodimeric geranylgeranyl pyrophosphate synthase small subunit, chloroplastic-like — protein: MLFSASATPLVPSLCFLAAEKPVNRRPMMMRLSGGAIGSSNFDLRTYWGTLMSEINQKLDEAIPVKYPAGIYEAMRYSVLAQGAKRAPPVMCVAACELFGGDRLAAFPTACALEMVHAASLIHDDLPCMDDDPVRRGKPSNHTVYGYDIALLAGDALFPLAFQQIVSHTPPDLVPRATILRVIAEIARTVGSTGMTAGQFVDLEGGPGPFPPSFVQEKKFGAMAECSAVCGGLLGGATDHELETLRRYGRAVGMLYQVVDDEKKSDGAIQMAQELKDKAKKELQLFDDDDKYSGQLVAPLHTFVDYAAHRHFILPF
- the LOC104716126 gene encoding serine/threonine-protein kinase STY46; translation: FDALPTSQATMDRRERIKMEVFHEVLRRLRLSDDIPDSHLPSFQDELWTHFNRLPARYALDVNVERAEDVLMHKRLLLSAYDPLNRPAIQVRLVQVQPPAGTSPDSTPLDSSSSSSSSSSTTTTNQEPADPPLPRKSIHPPPAFGSSPNLEALALAPPLSQDPDHDGDNSVHNNALYSRPLHEITFSTEDKPKLLFQLTALLAELGLNIQEAHAFSTTDGYSLDVFVVDGWPYEETDRLRLSLEKEAAKIELQCQSWPMQQSFSPEKENGQTGVRTHVAIPSDGTDVWEINLQHLKFGHKIASGSYGDLYKGTYCSQEVAIKVLKPERLDSELEKEFAQEVFIMRKVRHKNVVQFIGACTKPPHLCIVTEFMPGGSVYDYLHKQKGVFKLPALFKVAIDICKGMSYLHQNNIIHRDLKAANLLMDENEVVKVADFGVARVKAQTGVMTAETGTYRWMAPEVIEHKPYDHKADVFSYGIVLWELLTGKLPYEYMTPLQAAVGVVQKGLRPTIPKNTHPKLAELLERLWEQDATQRPDFSEIIEQLQEIAKEVGEEGEEKKKSSSGLGGGILAALRRSTTHHH